From Hydractinia symbiolongicarpus strain clone_291-10 chromosome 11, HSymV2.1, whole genome shotgun sequence, the proteins below share one genomic window:
- the LOC130614556 gene encoding uncharacterized protein LOC130614556 has protein sequence MENIIQLFSKLRLALEKGFDPNFVLKPKQIICFEQLINGNDTLAVLPTGYGKSILYQLLPFVMPLQKKRNIVIVVSPLNAIIEDQQKILSQRGVEVATLTYEREECTEDLFAHLNTEDPVEPNFKVSHEIKNGDIDFLFGHPEAFLSHTGRNLLKSKIYQDNVVACVVDEAHCVELWGLEFRKSFQDLVVLNTIFQDRPMLALTATAGDKMISKIIKDLSLQNCKIVKASPNRRNVFLSVKKRLPNNYGVKSYEQILLPIATELNETRQDYPITIIYMGLKYCGYAYKLFDMVIENPFCENEITPRA, from the exons ATGGAAAATATAATACAACTTTTTTCCAAACTTCGACTTGCTCTAGAGAAAGGTTTTGACCCAAATTTTGTGTTAAAGCCCAAACAAATCATTTGCTTTGAACAACTAATTAATGGAAACGATACTCTTGCGGTTTTGCCTACTGGATATGGGAAATCCATTTTGTACCAGTTACTTCCTTTTGTAATGCCTTTACAGAAGAAAAGAAACATAGTGATTGTTGTTAGCCCTCTCAACGCTATCATTGAGgatcaacaaaaaattttgaGCCAAAGAGGTGTAGAAGTTGCTACACTTACTTATGAAAGGGAAGAATGTACAGAAGATCTTTTTGCACATTTGAATACGGAAGATCCTGTCGaaccaaatttcaaagtttcacatgaaataaaaaatggagatattgattttttatttggaCATCCAGAAGCATTTTTGTCACACACAGGAAGAAATTtactaaaatcaaaaatttatcaGGATAATGTTGTTGCATGTGTAGTAGACGAGGCACATTGTGTGGAATTGTG GGGACTGGAATTTAGAAAAAGCTTTCAAGATTTGGTTGTCTTAAACACCATCTTTCAAGATCGCCCTATGCTTGCATTAACCGCAACTGCGGGAGATAAAATGATTTCCAAAATTATAAAAGACTTATCTCTACAGAACTGCAAAATTGTAAAAGCCTCACCAAATCGTAGAAATGTGTTTCTAAGTGTAAAAAAACGACTTCCAAACAACTATGGTGTAAAAAGTTATGAACAAATTCTATTACCAATAGCAACAGAATTAAACGAAACAAGACAAGATTACCCTATCACAATTATATATATGGGTTTAAAATATTGTGGATATGCATATAAACTTTTTGACATGGTTATTGAAAATCCCTTCTGTGAAAACGAGATAACTCCAAGAGCTTAA
- the LOC130613540 gene encoding thyroid peroxidase-like, with product MGRAGIRENKGKSINTASRFSEETKKTKMKSLLSPALLLLICHAVFGQQTPFNPGDTLANCISVVAKPKCDFFRLLKGFRTVDGTCNNLQKVTLGAANTPLARLVPANYADGLDTPRGFPQTTPVVPTAREVSDAVFRVQRRNIERARRGLSAMFMAFGQLLDHDIGLTTHPSCDVSAGCGSIEAFTYPCFPILRTKTGSACTSFPRSFPVCQISGQPRTTRQQINVLSSYLDLGQVYSNDLEIHKSLRRLDGTGLMRVTSDNLLPVKIPATDPECNNPGGCALVGDERGDENIALHTMHTIFVRNHNYLAKKLKKIARVWNEKLLFETARKINIAIWQRMVYEEFLPNLVDLSPYQGYNKAVDPSILNVFSTAAFRFGHSLIPNAWAQLNNAYEKAFDDISLQASFSNTRSIRERGIEPTAFGLLANQSQRVDATFAFGIIRRLFVPVGETRRVDLTALNIQRGRDHGLPTYGAWRKVCNLIAINTFEDLVGIMPNRTIRNLKEVYRNPNDIDIFAAGMAERRTNGKMLGPIFQCIQRIQFERLRDGDRFFYEREGIFTTAQKAEIKKMTLSKVLCNTLNGIVSIQENALQAVTSRTIRKSCENLPGLNFKKWLH from the exons ATGGGAA GAGCAGGGATAAGAGAGAATAAA GGTAAAAGTATAAATACTGCTAGCAG GTTTAGTGAAGAAACTAAAAAGACGAAGATGAAATCTTTACTTTCACCAGCACTGCTGTTGCTCATTTGCCATGCTGTATTTGGTCAAC aaaCTCCATTCAATCCTGGTGATACACTGGCGAACTGCATTTCTGTTGTTGCGAAACCAAAATGTGATTTCTTCAGATTGTTAAAAGGATTTCGAACAGTTGATGGTACCTGTAATAACCTTCAGAAGGTAACACTAGGAGCTGCCAATACACCATTAGCAAGACTAGTGC ctGCAAACTATGCTGATGGACTTGATACACCTCGCGGATTTCCTCAAACTACTCCAGTTGTACCAACAGCTCGTGAAGTCTCTGATGCAGTGTTTCGAGTACAACGTCGCAACATAGAAAGAGCAAGGAGAGGTTTATCGGCAATGTTTATGGCATTTGGACAGTTGCTTGATCACGATATTGGACTAACTACGCATCCATCTTGCGATGTTTCGGCTGG TTGTGGATCTATCGAGGCTTTTACGTATCCATGCTTTCCAATATTGAGGACAAAAACTGGAAGTGCCTGTACATCATTTCCACGTTCATTTCCTGTCTGTCAAATCTCTGGTCAACCAAGAACAACAAGACAACAAATTAATGTCCTCTCCTCttatcttgatcttggacaagTTTACAGTAACGATTTAGaaattcacaaaagtttacgGCGGTTGGACG gAACTGGTTTGATGAGAGTAACATCAGACAATTTGCTTCCAGTTAAAATTCCTGCAACAGACCCTGAATGTAACAACCCTGGCGGATGTGCATTGGTTGGTGACGAAAGAGGAGATGAAAATATTGCTTTGCACACGATGCATACTATCTTTGTCAGAAATCACAACTATCTGGccaaaaagttaaagaagattGCAAGAGTATGGAATGAAAAGTTACTGTTTGAAACagctagaaaaataaatatcgctatttGGCAACGAATGGTGTACGAAGAATTTCTTCCAAATCTTGTAGATTTAAGTCCATACCAAGGATACAACAAAGCAGTTGATCCCAGTATATTAAACGTCTTTTCAACTGCAGCATTTAGGTTTGGTCACAGTTTGATCCCGAACGCATGGGCTCAACTTAACAATGCCTATGAAAAGGCATTTGATGACATCTCTCTTCAAGCATCATTCTCTAATACGCGATCAATTCGCGAACGTGGAATAGAGCCAACAGCATTTGGGTTACTAGCAAATCAATCACAAAGGGTTGATGCAACCTTTGCTTTTGGTATTATTCGACGATTATTTGTTCCTGTTGGGGAAACTAGACGTGTAGATTTGACTGCACTAAATATTCAGAGAGGAAGAGACCATGGATTGCCAACTTATGGAGCTTGGAGAAAGGTATGTAATTTAATTGCAATCAACACTTTTGAAGATTTGGTAGGAATAATGCCGAACCGAACAATTAGAAATCTAAAGGAAGTTTACCGCAACCCAAACGATATCGATATATTTGCAGCTGGTATGGCAGAGAGACGTACCAATGGAAAAATGCTCGGTCCAATATTCCAATGCATTCAAAGAATTCAGTTCGAGCGATTGCGAGATGGTGATCGATTTTTCTACGAACGAGAAGGCATCTTTACAACTGCTCAAAAAGCTGAAATAAAGAAGATGACACTATCAAAAGTTTTGTGCAACACATTGAATGGAATTGTGTCAATTCAAGAAAACGCTCTACAAGCTGTTACATCAAGAACTATTCGAAAATCATGCGAGAACTTACCTGGTCTGAATTTCAAGAAATGGCTTCATTAG